In Opitutus sp., one genomic interval encodes:
- a CDS encoding AraC family ligand binding domain-containing protein, with amino-acid sequence MSKRDPGLEFGQGLRILGDYAIILLLSGAGHYRNASGFATRVTAGDLIWVFPGQGHAYGPGAGDRWEELYLVFTGSMFDQWSETGLISPDRPIWRADPVARWQRRICEVIPPELPIGELAALAAAGRLVALLADLASQQEIRDLGMAKHPDWLELARSKLATGESAVAVARSLYVSYDSFRKHFTAATGLAPAKFQMLGRIHKPKSGNRN; translated from the coding sequence TTGAGCAAACGCGACCCCGGGCTCGAGTTTGGGCAAGGGCTTAGAATACTGGGGGACTATGCGATTATCCTCCTGCTTTCGGGGGCTGGGCACTACCGAAACGCCAGTGGTTTCGCGACGAGAGTCACCGCCGGCGACTTGATTTGGGTTTTTCCGGGTCAGGGCCATGCCTATGGCCCCGGCGCTGGAGATCGCTGGGAGGAGCTCTACCTGGTGTTTACCGGCAGCATGTTTGATCAATGGAGTGAAACAGGATTGATATCCCCGGATCGCCCTATCTGGCGCGCAGATCCCGTGGCGCGCTGGCAACGTCGAATCTGTGAAGTGATACCGCCCGAGCTACCCATAGGGGAGCTGGCGGCGCTAGCGGCCGCCGGGCGTCTTGTCGCACTCCTCGCAGACTTAGCCTCCCAACAGGAAATTCGCGACCTGGGTATGGCCAAACACCCGGATTGGCTGGAACTGGCACGGAGCAAACTGGCGACCGGCGAATCGGCGGTTGCAGTGGCGCGCAGCCTCTACGTGAGCTATGACTCGTTTCGCAAACACTTCACTGCCGCCACAGGATTGGCGCCGGCGAAGTTTCAAATGCTGGGGCGTATCCATAAACCTAAATCCGGCAATAGAAACTAG
- a CDS encoding NAD-dependent epimerase/dehydratase family protein → MKSTIIVTGAAGFIGSHTCDCLLAAGHGVVAVDDLSSGRLVNLAEARERPNFVFEQFDLRMPGRFAELVCSTQPAAIIHLAGLVSVQASIRDPGLNFALNLELTQTVAEVARSHAVPRLVFASSAAIYGDAPGLPLVEETLAHPLSPYGAAKAASEHLLLSYSHTYGLIVRCQRYFNVFGPRQDPASPYSGVVTVFLNRMRAGLDPVTFGDGNQSRDFISVQDVARANLLAATQPAVRSGVANICSGRETTLNQLLSILAGVTGFRGAIRREEAKPGDIRRSVGDPRRALAELDFTCEWSLADACAVVAQNSLSAVPRSKAGEPH, encoded by the coding sequence ATGAAATCGACCATCATTGTAACCGGAGCGGCCGGCTTTATCGGCAGTCACACCTGTGACTGCTTGTTGGCTGCTGGGCACGGTGTGGTGGCGGTCGATGACCTTAGCAGTGGTCGGTTGGTGAATTTGGCCGAGGCTCGGGAGCGCCCGAATTTTGTTTTTGAACAGTTTGATCTGCGCATGCCCGGGCGGTTTGCCGAGCTCGTGTGTTCTACGCAACCGGCGGCTATCATTCATCTCGCGGGGCTTGTGAGCGTGCAGGCCAGTATCCGTGATCCCGGACTGAACTTCGCGCTAAATCTCGAACTCACCCAGACCGTCGCCGAGGTCGCACGGTCACATGCAGTCCCGCGGTTGGTGTTCGCCTCCTCAGCGGCGATCTATGGTGATGCGCCGGGGCTTCCACTGGTTGAAGAGACCCTCGCGCATCCGCTAAGTCCCTACGGTGCGGCCAAGGCAGCATCCGAACACCTGTTGTTGAGCTACTCCCACACCTACGGGCTCATCGTGCGCTGCCAGCGTTATTTTAATGTTTTCGGACCGCGGCAGGATCCGGCCTCGCCTTATTCAGGGGTTGTCACCGTTTTTCTTAATCGGATGCGGGCGGGCCTAGACCCTGTCACTTTCGGCGATGGAAATCAGTCACGCGATTTTATCTCCGTGCAGGATGTGGCCCGGGCCAACCTGTTGGCGGCAACTCAGCCAGCAGTTCGTAGCGGTGTGGCCAACATATGCTCGGGCCGCGAGACCACCCTTAATCAACTTCTTTCGATACTGGCTGGCGTGACGGGGTTTAGGGGGGCGATTCGGCGCGAGGAGGCCAAGCCCGGGGACATTCGCCGCTCTGTGGGCGATCCGCGGCGAGCGCTGGCCGAGCTGGATTTTACATGTGAGTGGTCGCTCGCGGATGCCTGTGCTGTAGTCGCACAAAACTCCTTGAGCGCGGTCCCGAGGTCGAAGGCAGGCGAACCACATTAA
- a CDS encoding class I SAM-dependent methyltransferase encodes MNPFHTFLKDLVPILGGFKGKVILDVGCELKGDLVRCLTEDYQAQAAVGINPIAPPLTISDCCEVIPGDIRKTEFADATFDLIISSCAFEHIPNLDRALVEMNRILKPGGFIYSHHGPIWSTLYGHHIYLPGGNTYWKIILPPWCHLLMLEPELAEWLSKTYDPPSVKLILDWVYRDPGQNRLMYSDHVRIYHNSPLEVCFCYGYTHPELSDRYLSLMSYDLIEKLKSRFPNHEGFFYEGINLNPAIETSQKSRR; translated from the coding sequence ATGAACCCTTTCCATACCTTCCTGAAAGACCTCGTCCCCATACTCGGGGGCTTTAAAGGAAAAGTGATCCTCGATGTCGGCTGTGAACTCAAAGGGGACCTGGTCCGCTGCCTGACTGAGGACTATCAAGCCCAAGCGGCAGTCGGCATCAACCCGATCGCCCCTCCGTTGACCATCAGCGATTGCTGCGAGGTCATCCCCGGGGACATTCGAAAAACTGAATTCGCGGACGCCACGTTCGATTTAATCATCTCCAGCTGCGCCTTTGAGCACATTCCCAATCTCGACCGCGCTTTGGTCGAAATGAACCGGATCCTCAAGCCGGGCGGCTTCATCTACTCCCATCACGGACCGATCTGGTCGACGCTCTACGGTCACCACATCTATCTGCCCGGAGGGAATACCTATTGGAAAATCATCCTGCCGCCGTGGTGCCACCTGCTCATGCTAGAGCCCGAACTGGCCGAGTGGTTGTCGAAGACCTACGATCCGCCCAGCGTGAAACTTATCCTGGATTGGGTCTACCGCGACCCGGGGCAAAATCGGCTCATGTATAGCGACCATGTGCGGATCTACCACAACAGCCCGCTCGAGGTGTGTTTTTGCTACGGCTACACCCACCCCGAACTCTCGGATCGATACCTGAGCCTGATGTCCTACGACCTGATCGAAAAACTCAAAAGCCGTTTCCCCAACCATGAGGGCTTTTTCTACGAGGGCATTAACCTAAATCCGGCAATAGAAACTAGCCAAAAATCACGCAGGTGA
- a CDS encoding tetratricopeptide repeat protein — protein MTLERLLSEANRLRDQARLTEALACLEQAAALAPNDPGTALTLGVTLLDLQRPREAVAPLERLVALVPQFAEARNILASALLAAGQTSAAHLHVSAALQLRPGHPATLENLGRCLRALGRMDEALPAYDAAAASSPLPATHSNAVFAAQYVAGLGLAELTARASAWARRHTSPWASRPRPPRASGSFPAPGARLRIGYVSADFRQHAIAFFLEPVLCAHDPAAVETFCYVGNREADPVTARLRAAAHHWRDITRMDDEAAAACIRADHIDVLVDLSGHTADHRLGVFARRPAPCQITWLGYPATTGLTAIDFRVTDDACIPLDADERLHGTERLLRLPNVFCCYRPPADAPAVGPLPCLDGAPFTFISCNALAKLSSTTIALWAAVLRAVPDSRLHLHAPGGEDASAQTGFAEKFVAHGIAPGRVALSGEPLPVRAHLARYHAADVALDSTPYAGTTTTCEALLMGVPVITLAGETHVSRVGVSLLRSVGLPDFVAQTSAEFVEIAVRLAQDRSALARLRASLRERLLSGPLGQTTTFTRNWENALRTTHNEVTTAAS, from the coding sequence ATGACGCTCGAACGCCTCCTCAGCGAAGCCAACCGACTGCGCGACCAGGCTCGCCTGACCGAGGCGCTCGCCTGTCTGGAGCAAGCCGCCGCACTCGCCCCCAACGACCCTGGCACCGCCCTCACCTTGGGCGTTACCCTACTCGATTTACAACGCCCGCGCGAAGCCGTCGCTCCGCTTGAACGTCTCGTCGCCCTCGTCCCTCAATTCGCCGAAGCGCGCAACATCCTCGCCTCGGCCTTGCTCGCCGCCGGCCAAACCAGCGCCGCCCATCTACACGTTTCCGCCGCTCTACAACTGCGCCCCGGACACCCCGCCACCCTTGAAAACCTCGGCCGCTGCCTGCGCGCGCTGGGGCGCATGGACGAAGCCCTGCCAGCCTACGACGCCGCCGCGGCCAGTTCCCCGCTGCCTGCAACGCACAGCAACGCCGTGTTCGCCGCGCAGTATGTCGCCGGCCTTGGCCTCGCTGAACTCACCGCCCGCGCCTCGGCCTGGGCGCGCCGCCACACCTCGCCTTGGGCCTCCCGCCCGCGCCCGCCTCGCGCCAGCGGCAGCTTCCCCGCTCCCGGCGCACGCCTGCGCATCGGCTACGTCTCGGCGGATTTCCGCCAACACGCGATCGCCTTCTTTTTGGAACCGGTGCTCTGCGCCCACGACCCCGCCGCAGTCGAGACGTTCTGTTATGTGGGCAACCGCGAAGCCGACCCTGTCACCGCCCGCCTGCGCGCAGCCGCCCACCACTGGCGCGACATCACGCGCATGGATGACGAAGCGGCCGCCGCGTGTATCCGCGCCGATCATATCGACGTGCTCGTTGACCTGTCAGGCCACACCGCCGACCACCGCCTCGGCGTGTTTGCACGCCGCCCGGCCCCCTGCCAAATCACCTGGCTCGGCTACCCCGCCACCACGGGGTTAACCGCCATCGACTTCCGCGTCACCGACGACGCCTGCATCCCGCTCGACGCGGACGAGCGCCTGCACGGCACCGAGCGCCTGCTACGCCTACCGAACGTGTTTTGTTGTTATCGCCCGCCCGCCGACGCCCCTGCGGTCGGTCCCCTGCCCTGCCTCGACGGTGCGCCATTTACCTTCATCAGCTGCAACGCCCTCGCCAAACTCAGCTCAACCACGATCGCATTGTGGGCGGCGGTGCTGCGCGCTGTACCCGACTCGCGGTTACACCTGCACGCCCCCGGCGGCGAAGACGCCAGCGCTCAAACCGGTTTCGCCGAAAAATTCGTCGCTCATGGCATCGCGCCGGGTCGTGTCGCGCTCAGTGGCGAACCCCTGCCGGTGCGCGCCCACCTGGCCCGTTATCATGCGGCCGACGTGGCGCTTGATTCGACGCCCTACGCGGGCACCACGACCACCTGCGAAGCCCTCCTGATGGGCGTGCCGGTGATCACGCTGGCCGGCGAAACCCACGTTTCCCGTGTAGGGGTTAGCCTGTTACGTTCAGTGGGACTGCCTGACTTCGTTGCGCAAACCAGCGCTGAGTTTGTAGAAATCGCAGTGCGGTTGGCCCAAGACCGCAGCGCCCTGGCCCGATTGCGTGCGAGCCTGCGGGAGCGCCTGCTAAGCGGACCCTTGGGGCAAACCACCACCTTCACCCGCAACTGGGAAAACGCGCTGCGCACGACACACAATGAGGTGACCACGGCGGCTAGTTAA
- a CDS encoding ATP-binding protein, translating to MKTEPEKPDLLKDQLKYLKLGYLLRHHGELTAEAAKARCSHAEFLRRLVQAETQDRQIRALERRIQAARFPVKKTVDQFQWDWPKELNEAQVRHLFELGFVKERTNVVFCGGVGLGKTHLASALGYAACQAGYTVLFTTAVDAINALVTAQSLHRLQAELKRYMTPAVLVLDEVGYLPLDKSGADLLFQIVSQRYERGSLIVTTNKAYKHWAGIFNNDAGITAAILDRLLHRAQTVVIEGKSYRMKDRLADEPAS from the coding sequence ATGAAAACAGAACCCGAAAAACCCGATTTATTAAAAGACCAGCTTAAGTATCTGAAACTCGGTTACCTGTTGCGTCACCACGGCGAACTGACCGCCGAGGCGGCCAAGGCGCGCTGTTCGCACGCCGAATTTTTACGCCGACTGGTGCAGGCCGAGACCCAGGACCGCCAGATCCGGGCGCTGGAGCGGCGCATCCAGGCAGCGCGCTTCCCGGTCAAGAAAACCGTCGACCAGTTCCAGTGGGACTGGCCCAAGGAGTTGAACGAAGCGCAGGTACGCCACCTCTTCGAACTGGGTTTTGTGAAGGAGCGCACCAACGTGGTGTTTTGCGGTGGTGTGGGGCTTGGGAAGACACATCTCGCGAGCGCGTTGGGCTACGCGGCCTGCCAGGCGGGTTACACGGTGCTGTTTACGACGGCGGTGGACGCGATCAACGCCCTGGTCACCGCCCAGTCCCTGCACCGGTTGCAAGCCGAGTTGAAGCGTTACATGACCCCTGCGGTGCTCGTGCTCGATGAGGTCGGCTACCTGCCGCTCGACAAGTCGGGGGCCGACCTGCTCTTCCAGATCGTCAGCCAACGCTACGAACGCGGCTCGCTGATCGTCACCACCAACAAGGCCTACAAACACTGGGCAGGGATCTTTAACAACGACGCTGGCATCACCGCGGCGATCCTGGACCGCCTGCTGCACCGCGCTCAGACCGTCGTCATCGAGGGCAAATCCTACCGCATGAAAGACCGCCTAGCCGACGAACCTGCAAGCTGA
- a CDS encoding Gfo/Idh/MocA family oxidoreductase, with translation MTSKNDNSTPPRHVLGVLGLGEGRSIISAALSSQHWKIGNVCDMNEELCRERQNEFALPRYTTRYEELLADPDIDTIAIYTPDQFHARHCIEAFRSGKHVICTKPLFDTLSEAAAVRQAASKAHRRLFVGQSSRFFGPMLRQRADFEARKMGDVYSVEAHYHANHDYYFAKHKNLAAYKPLYGGLSHPVDLVRWYLGPIEEVFGYAILSPRGASLGLQHPDAMHFVLKSKDGRIGRASGCYSTPTPAGLRDSHVTCVLRGVQGGSQADYPELRYSTNFPGEGGIIHRLDHEASFYFRFPNRSHHAGEFQNYIDYFARCLDTGVSAEPDLEEGIETIAIMQAMELSVERGLPVKISDVLASYGLAPAVPTSS, from the coding sequence ATGACATCCAAAAATGACAATTCAACGCCTCCGCGCCACGTTCTAGGCGTGCTGGGGCTCGGTGAAGGTCGTAGCATCATTTCCGCCGCGCTGAGCAGCCAGCACTGGAAAATCGGGAATGTCTGCGACATGAACGAAGAACTCTGTCGCGAGCGGCAAAACGAGTTTGCTCTGCCGCGTTACACGACCCGCTACGAGGAATTGCTGGCCGATCCTGATATTGACACCATCGCCATTTACACGCCCGACCAGTTCCATGCCAGGCACTGCATCGAGGCCTTCCGTTCTGGAAAGCATGTGATCTGCACGAAGCCGTTGTTCGACACGCTCTCCGAGGCTGCCGCCGTGCGACAAGCCGCATCGAAGGCCCACCGCCGGCTTTTTGTCGGTCAAAGCTCGCGATTCTTCGGACCCATGCTGCGGCAACGCGCCGATTTTGAGGCTAGGAAAATGGGAGATGTTTACTCCGTGGAGGCCCACTACCACGCCAATCACGACTACTATTTCGCGAAACACAAAAACCTCGCCGCCTACAAGCCGCTCTACGGCGGCTTGAGCCACCCGGTGGATTTGGTGCGCTGGTATCTCGGGCCGATCGAGGAGGTGTTCGGCTATGCGATCCTTTCTCCCCGGGGAGCTTCCCTGGGCTTGCAGCATCCGGATGCGATGCACTTTGTTCTGAAATCAAAGGACGGGCGAATTGGCCGCGCCAGTGGTTGCTACAGCACGCCGACGCCCGCTGGCCTTCGCGACAGCCATGTGACTTGCGTGTTGCGCGGAGTCCAGGGCGGCAGCCAGGCCGATTATCCCGAACTTCGCTACTCGACCAATTTTCCGGGTGAGGGCGGCATCATCCACAGACTCGATCACGAAGCCAGTTTCTACTTTCGTTTCCCGAATCGTTCGCACCACGCCGGTGAGTTCCAAAACTACATCGATTACTTTGCCCGTTGCCTCGATACGGGCGTGTCCGCCGAGCCGGATTTGGAGGAGGGCATCGAGACCATCGCCATCATGCAGGCCATGGAGCTGAGCGTGGAGCGTGGACTGCCGGTCAAAATATCCGACGTGCTTGCATCCTATGGTCTCGCACCGGCGGTGCCCACTTCCTCATGA
- a CDS encoding IS21 family transposase, which translates to MINYELYCRIKQAEAAGHSAPQIARSLQLHVQTVRRWQAQEKYVRSQAAQVPRPSKLDVHKPAIARWLEAHPFTAMQLWQKVRERGYTGGYSILKDYVRRVRPRNLEAFLTLKFAPGQTAQVDWGSFGAVEVDGTRRALSFFVMVLGYSRFLHVEFTLGQGQEWWLGCHRRAFEKLGGVPREVMVDNCKTAVLSHVPGTDPVYNAQYLDFARHYGFTIKACGPGHPQSKGMVENAVGYVKKSFLGGRQMNGFTELGPAASLWLETVANVRVHAETQGRPVDRLPEERAALLPLNPVASPAVRTLSVRASRRCRVSIETNRYSVPTKFAGALLTAQIEGAQVRFYADRTLVAEHARSFARRADVENPEHVRELEERKRQGARQRLRLRFLELSPAAPAYQRGLEERRLNAGHHLATIVGLVALYGTEAVGRAIESAHELGAYSSDYILNLLEQRARALPQAGPIHLTRADAVAALELELCPPDLSPYTL; encoded by the coding sequence GTGATCAATTACGAACTGTATTGCCGGATAAAACAGGCGGAGGCGGCCGGTCACAGTGCGCCGCAAATCGCCCGCTCGCTCCAGTTGCACGTGCAGACGGTGAGGCGCTGGCAGGCGCAGGAAAAGTACGTGCGCAGCCAGGCCGCGCAGGTGCCTAGGCCAAGCAAGCTCGACGTGCACAAGCCGGCGATCGCGCGGTGGCTGGAGGCCCATCCGTTCACCGCCATGCAGCTCTGGCAAAAGGTGCGCGAGCGGGGGTACACGGGCGGGTATTCAATTTTGAAAGACTACGTGCGGCGGGTGCGGCCGAGGAACCTGGAGGCGTTTCTTACCCTCAAGTTTGCCCCCGGCCAGACCGCGCAGGTGGACTGGGGCAGTTTTGGCGCGGTGGAGGTGGACGGCACCCGGCGGGCTTTAAGTTTTTTCGTCATGGTTTTGGGGTACAGCCGGTTCCTGCATGTGGAATTTACCCTCGGGCAGGGCCAGGAGTGGTGGCTGGGCTGTCACCGGCGCGCCTTTGAAAAACTCGGCGGGGTGCCGCGCGAGGTGATGGTGGACAACTGCAAGACGGCCGTCCTCTCGCATGTGCCCGGGACCGACCCGGTGTACAACGCCCAGTACCTGGACTTTGCCCGGCACTACGGGTTTACGATAAAAGCGTGCGGGCCGGGGCATCCGCAGTCCAAGGGCATGGTGGAAAACGCGGTGGGTTACGTGAAAAAAAGCTTCCTTGGCGGGAGGCAGATGAATGGGTTTACCGAGCTGGGGCCGGCCGCCAGCTTGTGGCTGGAAACGGTGGCCAACGTGCGCGTTCACGCTGAAACCCAGGGCCGGCCGGTGGACCGGCTGCCCGAGGAGCGCGCTGCGCTCCTGCCGCTTAACCCGGTGGCCAGTCCGGCGGTGCGCACCTTAAGCGTGCGGGCGTCGCGGCGGTGCCGGGTGAGTATCGAAACGAACCGCTACTCGGTGCCCACGAAGTTTGCCGGGGCGCTACTCACCGCGCAGATCGAGGGGGCGCAGGTGAGGTTTTATGCGGACCGCACCCTGGTGGCCGAGCACGCCCGCAGTTTTGCCCGCCGCGCCGATGTGGAAAACCCCGAGCACGTGCGCGAACTCGAAGAGCGCAAACGGCAGGGAGCGCGGCAGCGCCTGCGGCTACGGTTTTTGGAACTGAGCCCGGCGGCACCCGCCTACCAACGGGGGCTGGAGGAGCGCCGGCTCAACGCGGGACACCACCTGGCGACTATCGTGGGTTTGGTGGCCCTGTATGGAACGGAGGCAGTCGGCCGGGCGATCGAAAGCGCCCATGAACTCGGCGCCTACTCCAGCGATTACATCCTCAACTTGCTCGAACAACGCGCGCGGGCCTTGCCGCAAGCCGGGCCGATCCACCTCACCCGCGCCGACGCGGTGGCCGCGTTGGAACTCGAACTGTGTCCCCCGGATTTAAGCCCCTACACTCTATGA
- a CDS encoding transposase, producing the protein MPPFLPPEKAHPEGESENPDHKATPSDAAEVLIVDTPGGRFRAQFAPELPVSPLGALVFFTQYLCATGGFEALVADTPLCYSSNRAHRPRDVIGTLLLGMLSGHYRYAHLAALRGDDIAPSLLGLKSIVSEDCVRRALARIGAEQGQDWLRRHLDQTCHGFLDNQWILDIDVTIKPIYGRQEGASIGYNPQKPGRPSHAYHTYWIATLRLCLDVEVHPGDQSAAGHGFAGLWALIDRLPAERRPHLLRGDCAYGQEALLSEAEARKLNYLFKLRRTAKARELVAALERTTTTAWTDAGQGWQGCESCLRLQGWNRARRVVVLRRRLNDQRHPRARRRLVREQADHALLLNIPDAAACEPIIYEHQILVTSLPYEILTLATLYRERGGAENPFDELKNQWSWSGFTSQELNSCQHAARLAALVYNWWTLYHRLLQPGQHHEAVSTRPRLLCGATRQSEHSGQRRLDVRLSHAEAPRLSELITKLARWLHGILHNAEQWSVAQRWGQIVARILQENFPVLGPEPPLATAPS; encoded by the coding sequence ATGCCGCCGTTTTTACCGCCGGAAAAAGCTCACCCCGAGGGTGAGTCAGAAAACCCTGATCACAAGGCAACGCCAAGCGATGCCGCCGAGGTGTTGATTGTGGATACACCCGGAGGACGTTTTCGTGCGCAGTTCGCCCCAGAGTTGCCGGTGAGCCCCTTGGGGGCACTGGTGTTTTTCACGCAGTACTTGTGTGCGACAGGAGGCTTCGAGGCACTGGTTGCGGACACGCCGCTTTGTTACAGCAGCAACCGCGCACACCGCCCTCGCGACGTGATTGGAACCCTGCTTTTGGGGATGCTCTCCGGGCACTATCGCTACGCGCACCTCGCGGCCCTGCGCGGCGACGACATTGCCCCGAGCCTGCTCGGACTTAAGTCGATTGTCAGCGAGGATTGTGTGCGCCGGGCGCTGGCTCGCATCGGTGCCGAGCAGGGGCAGGACTGGTTGCGGCGTCACCTCGACCAAACCTGTCATGGGTTTTTGGATAACCAGTGGATCCTCGACATCGATGTCACCATCAAGCCCATCTATGGACGTCAGGAAGGTGCCAGCATCGGCTATAACCCGCAAAAGCCCGGACGCCCCAGCCACGCCTACCACACCTACTGGATCGCCACCTTGCGCCTGTGTCTGGACGTGGAGGTGCACCCCGGCGATCAATCCGCCGCCGGACATGGTTTTGCGGGGCTGTGGGCGCTCATCGACCGACTGCCAGCCGAGCGCCGGCCCCATCTTTTGCGCGGTGACTGCGCCTATGGCCAGGAGGCGCTGCTCAGTGAAGCTGAAGCGCGTAAACTCAACTATTTGTTCAAACTGCGCCGCACCGCCAAGGCCCGCGAGCTGGTGGCCGCGCTTGAACGCACCACCACCACCGCTTGGACCGACGCCGGACAAGGCTGGCAGGGCTGCGAAAGCTGCCTGCGCCTGCAAGGCTGGAACCGGGCCCGACGTGTGGTGGTCTTGCGCCGTCGCCTCAACGACCAACGCCACCCCCGGGCCCGCCGCCGCCTCGTGCGCGAGCAAGCCGACCACGCTTTGCTGCTGAACATCCCCGACGCGGCCGCCTGCGAGCCGATCATCTACGAACATCAGATCCTCGTTACGAGCCTGCCCTACGAGATCCTTACCCTTGCCACCCTGTATCGGGAACGTGGGGGCGCGGAAAACCCCTTCGACGAGCTCAAGAACCAGTGGAGCTGGTCGGGGTTTACCTCCCAGGAGCTAAACTCCTGTCAGCACGCCGCGCGTTTGGCCGCACTGGTTTACAACTGGTGGACGCTCTATCACCGCCTGCTTCAACCCGGTCAGCACCACGAGGCGGTGAGTACACGTCCCCGTCTGCTCTGCGGAGCGACCCGGCAGAGCGAACACTCCGGTCAACGCCGCCTGGACGTGCGCTTGAGCCATGCCGAGGCACCTCGCCTGAGTGAACTCATCACAAAGCTGGCCAGATGGTTACATGGTATCCTTCATAATGCGGAGCAATGGAGTGTCGCCCAGCGCTGGGGGCAAATCGTAGCGAGGATTTTACAGGAAAACTTCCCTGTACTCGGCCCTGAACCGCCTTTGGCCACCGCCCCAAGCTGA
- a CDS encoding transposase, which translates to MPPFLPPEKAHPEGESENPDHKATPSDAAEVLIVDTPGGRFRAQFAPELPVSPLGALVFFTQYLCATGGFEALVADTPLCYSSNRAHRPRDVIGTLLLGMLSGHYRYAHLAALRGDDIAPSLLGLKSIVSEDCVRRALARIGAEQGQDWLRRHLDQTCHGFLDNQWILDIDVTIKPIYGRQEGASIGYNPQKPGRPSHAYHTYWIATLRLCLDVEVHPGDQSAAGHGFAGLWALIDRLPAERRPHLLRGDCAYGQEALLSEAEARKLNYLFKLRRTAKARELVAALERTTTTAWTDAGQGWQGCESCLRLQGWNRARRVVVLRRRLNDQRHPRARRRLVREQADHALLLNIPDAAACEPIIYEHQILVTSLPYEILTLATLYRERGGAEM; encoded by the coding sequence ATGCCGCCGTTTTTACCGCCGGAAAAAGCTCACCCCGAGGGTGAGTCAGAAAACCCTGATCACAAGGCAACGCCAAGCGATGCCGCCGAGGTGTTGATTGTGGATACACCCGGAGGACGTTTTCGTGCGCAGTTCGCCCCAGAGTTGCCGGTGAGCCCCTTGGGGGCACTGGTGTTTTTCACGCAGTACTTGTGTGCGACAGGAGGCTTCGAGGCACTGGTTGCGGACACGCCGCTTTGTTACAGCAGCAACCGCGCACACCGCCCTCGCGACGTGATTGGAACCCTGCTTTTGGGGATGCTCTCCGGGCACTATCGCTACGCGCACCTCGCGGCCCTGCGCGGCGACGACATTGCCCCGAGCCTGCTCGGACTTAAGTCGATTGTCAGCGAGGATTGTGTGCGCCGGGCGCTGGCTCGCATCGGTGCCGAGCAGGGGCAGGACTGGTTGCGGCGTCACCTCGACCAAACCTGTCATGGGTTTTTGGATAACCAGTGGATCCTCGACATCGATGTCACCATCAAGCCCATCTATGGACGTCAGGAAGGTGCCAGCATCGGCTATAACCCGCAAAAGCCCGGACGCCCCAGCCACGCCTACCACACCTACTGGATCGCCACCTTGCGCCTGTGTCTGGACGTGGAGGTGCACCCCGGCGATCAATCCGCCGCCGGACATGGTTTTGCGGGGCTGTGGGCGCTCATCGACCGACTGCCAGCCGAGCGCCGGCCCCATCTTTTGCGCGGTGACTGCGCCTATGGCCAGGAGGCGCTGCTCAGTGAAGCTGAAGCGCGTAAACTCAACTATTTGTTCAAACTGCGCCGCACCGCCAAGGCCCGCGAGCTGGTGGCCGCGCTTGAACGCACCACCACCACCGCTTGGACCGACGCCGGACAAGGCTGGCAGGGCTGCGAAAGCTGCCTGCGCCTGCAAGGCTGGAACCGGGCCCGACGTGTGGTGGTCTTGCGCCGTCGCCTCAACGACCAACGCCACCCCCGGGCCCGCCGCCGCCTCGTGCGCGAGCAAGCCGACCACGCTTTGCTGCTGAACATCCCCGACGCGGCCGCCTGCGAGCCGATCATCTACGAACATCAGATCCTCGTTACGAGCCTGCCCTACGAGATCCTTACCCTTGCCACCCTGTATCGGGAACGTGGGGGCGCGGAAATGTGA